One Chanodichthys erythropterus isolate Z2021 chromosome 10, ASM2448905v1, whole genome shotgun sequence DNA segment encodes these proteins:
- the arhgef18b gene encoding rho guanine nucleotide exchange factor 18 isoform X4 → MADPPLNNSWPSFSWMKRWSFKRASDCKPCTQIRAPVSAPSSSSSLSPASIPEDVFFSSSPEDKRNFLAESDECSSEEDLLDLCSSLRDSEYFRDLQLGSIDQPDVQLPFLTAPDKGPTPLLPPVSTSESGSRQDSTEFHTHQLDQIDHTGIFAGGEAMDRLVAIRSSEYQDYPEFEQDEDSDSDNFPILVRSMSTSRRHSWEAPVSPIDLGRRFSLDTTGIDSDGEREDQCLAKSSHLPSPSFSESSVEETTGAVESESPKTTQPPSPARTVYSRSEILATDEKSQADKVSRILETSKQAAREAREEQESEEGLQSVEGRSHVLMVQKVLQELKQYHGAKRRNSSTERKEERGSVTWYEFLEIENDEEEGERPERQERGTKVKRTLSSLRSRVTGSFNKDKGKTREKEQHKEKNREREKDKEKEKELREREKVRRRSVSGHQLVPGSFSSWATCSLCSKTLQRKHGLQCLNCAVNVHKSCKNLLPECSSKSKTKESVHKSSNTAAQLYSQALRDPCSALTPINGSSRTSRCASGMTVPPKGHSAQPAASSNPTVSHNSSSCPITGEMDEVDGFRLKRPTDDTVSLASTAPESLIVEDAYYTTVRGELEAIAQDFEVESWSLAVDQHFLKKYSKEMMKRQDVIYELIQTEIHHVRTLKIMLRVYARELRETLQLDDRKLDCLFPQLDSLLELHSHFLSRLRERRTESLQPGSDHNYAIHKISDILISQFSGELGERMKESYGDFCSRHTEAVNYYKEQLQSNKKFQNLMRKISNLSIVRRLGVPECILLVTQRITKYPVLVERILQNTEARTEEHEGLAQALGLIKDTIVQVDSQVNLYEKEARLREITSKMEPKSLGKIKDGRVFRKEDLSQGRRILLFEGMVNWKSASGRLKDILAVLLTDVLVLLQEKDQRYVFSTVDNKPSVISLQKLIVREVAHEERAMFLICASSNEPEMYEIHTASKEDRNTWITHIRQAVESCPHTEERLFSEEEEARVTRFKEFHDRLTLKDAQIVQSLTEKLQLFAELAESVAGLEDTSSRSRLLLRGDASDLQQGEQLLKGAITEVENLQNLLASGARETSPQTEGNQSPSLSLLPRRADTFGGYDSIATILPKNGSIKKKVPGASGRTRDRSQRASSDPLLKEVYTCQDQDEPDEASSRGCHKMWSSCKFPESEFYERVLLLSQRLYSLQAIISQQDSHIELQRTSLLTAERDRPGSRNRGTDVLLEQEKQRNLEKHREELANFQRLQSQHRQEQARWEREREKQRRQAEADQQRLKEREEECRRLEVRLAEERQELERQRQTYQQDLERLRESTRSVEKERERLEQQRKLKKHNTVPNTAALYAQEVGQLSVSSSVNGELLFGRGGDQALPLKSHLRTTLSASPADYPERPEVHSRRESSCNTLPAKTEVPIHLISTTNQLHKPGSVQQQIPTKLAALSKGKERSGKSKSAHRSESMASVDMKATIKLSARDSDGGHKARRPISPHQPQHSHSEKPAPFQWSFYSRGPSF, encoded by the exons AGGAACTTTTTGGCTGAGAGTGACGAGTGCAGCAGTGAGGAGGATCTTTTAGACCTCTGCTCTTCTCTGAGAGACTCAGAATATTTCAGAGACCTGCAACTCGGATCCATTGACCAACCAGACGTGCAACTTCCTTTCTTAACGGCACCTGACAAGGGTCCTACCCCTTTGTTACCTCCTGTGTCCACATCAGAGAGTGGATCTAGGCAGGATTCCACAGAGTTCCACACCCATCAACTTGACCAGATAGACCACACTGGGATTTTTGCTGGAGGGGAAGCCATGGATCGCTTGGTTGCTATCAGATCTTCAGAGTACCAGGATTATCCAGAATTCGAGCAAGATGAGGACTCGGACTCGGATAACTTTCCTATATTGGTTCGATCTATGTCCACGTCACGTAGACACAGCTGGGAAGCGCCAGTATCACCAATTGACCTGGGCAGAAG ATTCAGTCTAGACACCACCGGCATTGACAGTGATGGGGAAAGAGAGGACCAGTGTTTGGCCAAAAGTTCCCATTTACCATCTCCCTCCTTCTCCGAAAGCTCAGTTGAAGAAACGACCGGTGCCGTGGAAAGTGAAAGCCCCAAAACAACG CAGCCGCCCTCACCAGCAAGGACAGTGTATTCCAGATCTGAAATTCTTGCAACTGATGAAAAATCGCAAGCTGACAAAGTTTCCCGCATACTGGAGACTTCTAAGCAGGCTGCCAGAGAGGCTAGAG AAGAGCAGGAGTCGGAAGAGGGGCTGCAGTCTGTGGAGGGACGAAGTCATGT GCTGATGGTACAGAAAGTTCTACAGGAGCTTAAGCAGTATCACGG AGCTAAACGCAGAAATTCAAGCACAGAAAGAAAAGAGGAGAGAGGGAGTGTCACGTGGTACGAGTTTCTCGAAATTGA AAATGATGAGGAAGAGGGGGAAAGACCGGAGCGTCAGGAAAGAGGCACCAAAGTCAAGCGGACTCTGAGCTCGTTGAGGAGTCGCGTGACCGGATCCTTCAACAAAGACAAA GGTAAGACTCGAGAGAAAGAGCAGCACAAAgagaaaaacagagagagagagaaggacaaagagaaagagaaagagttgAGAGAGCGTGAGAAAGTGCGGCGCCGCAGCGTGAGCGGCCACCAGCTCGTGCCTGGCTCATTTTCAAGCTGGGCGACATGTTCACTGTGCAGCAAGACCCTGCAGAGGAAGCATGGCCTGCAGTGTTTGA ACTGCGCCGTGAACGTCCACAAGAGCTGCAAGAACCTGCTGCCCGAGTGTAGCAGTAAAAGCAAG ACAAAAGAATCGGTGCACAAGTCGTCAAACACCGCAGCTCAGTTGTATAGCCAAG CTCTGCGGGACCCCTGCTCTGCCCTGACTCCCATCAATGGCTCGTCCCGAACGTCACGCTGTGCTTCAGGTATGACCGTTCCGCCCAAAGGACACAGCGCCCAACCTGCCGCCTCCAGCAACCCTACAGTCAGCCACAACAGCAGCAGCTG CCCTATCACAGGAGAGATGGACGAGGTTGACGGATTCAGGCTGAAGCGCCCCACTGACGACACTGTATCTCTCGCCTCCACAGCGCCCGAATCTCTCATCGTTGAAG ATGCATATTACACCACAGTGCGAGGGGAGCTGGAAGCCATCGCGCAAGACTTCGAGGTGGAGTCCTGGAGTCTGGCTGTGGATCAGCACTTCTTAAAGAAGTATTCAAAGGAGATGATGAAGAGACAGGATGTTATATATG AGCTCATCCAGACAGAGATCCACCACGTGCGGACACTCAAGATCATGCTCCGCGTGTATGCTCGAGAGCTGCGGGAGACGCTACAGCTGGACGACAGGAAGCTGGACTGTCTGTTTCCCCAGCTGGACAGTCTGCTGGAGCTGCACAGCCACTTCCTGTCCCGGCTCAGGGAGCGTCGCACAGAATCCCTGCAGCCGGGCAGCGATCACAACTATGCCATCCATAAAATTTCAGATATCCTTATATCCCAG TTTTCTGGAGAACTTGGAGAGCGAATGAAGGAAAGTTATGGGGATTTCTGCAGTCGACACACAGAGGCTGTCAACTACTACAAAGAGCAGCTCCAGAGCAACAAGAAGTTCCAGAATCTCATGAGA AAAATAAGTAATCTGTCAATAGTGCGGCGGTTAGGCGTTCCAGAGTGCATCTTGCTGGTGACACAGCGAATCACCAAGTATCCTGTTCTTGTGGAGCGCATCCTGCAAAACACAGAAG CCAGGACAGAGGAACATGAAGGATTAGCACAAGCTCTCGGCCTAATCAAAGACACCATAGTTCAGGTGGACTCCCAGGTCAATCTCTACGAGAAGGAAGCACGGCTCAGGGAAATCACCTCCAAGATGGAGCCCAAGTCCCTCGGGAAAATCAAAGATGGACGTGTCTTTCGTAAGGAGGACCTTTCTCAGGGCCGCCGCATACTCTTGTTCGAGGGTATGGTAAACTGGAAATCAGCATCTGGTCGCCTCAAAG ATATTCTAGCTGTACTTCTTACCGATGTTCTCGTCTTGTTGCAAGAAAAGGATCAGAGATATGTGTTCTCAACCGTG GACAACAAGCCATCCGTTATTTCACTGCAGAAGTTGATTGTGCGAGAGGTGGCTCACGAGGAGCGGGCCATGTTTCTCATCTGCGCCTCCTCGAACGAGCCCGAGATGTACGAAATCCACACAGCCTCGAAAGAAGACCGTAACACGTGGATCACCCACATCCGTCAGGCCGTGGAGAG CTGTCCACATACAGAAGAGAGATTGTTTAGTGAGGAAGAGGAAGCCAGAGTCACCCGGTTCAAAGAGTTTCACG ATCGCCTGACGTTGAAGGATGCTCAGATCGTCCAGAGCCTCACGGAGAAGCTGCAGTTGTTTGCAGAGCTGGCTGAATCTGTGGCCGGTCTAGAAGACACCAGCTCTCGCTCCCGTCTGCTGCTGCGGGGGGACGCCTCTGACCTCCAGCAGGGGGAGCAGCTGCTCAAAGGAGCCATTACTGAAG TGGAGAACCTTCAGAACCTCCTGGCATCTGGAGCTCGGGAAACATCTCCACAGACTGAGGGGAACCAGAGTCCGTCCTTGAGTCTGCTGCCACGCAGAGCAGACACTTTCGGCGGATACGACAGCATTGCTACCATACTGCCTAAGA ACGGCAGTATAAAGAAGAAGGTTCCCGGAGCATCCGGCAGGACCAGGGACCGGAGTCAGAGGGCCAGCTCGGATCCGCTGCTCAAAGAGGTCTACACGTGTCAGGACCAGGATGAGCCG GACGAGGCCTCCTCACGTGGCTGCCACAAAATGTGGTCCAGCTGTAAATTTCCAGAATCAGAG TTCTATGAGCGAGTGCTGCTGCTGTCCCAGAGGCTCTACAGTTTACAG GCCATAATTTCCCAGCAGGACAGCCACATCGAGCTCCAGCGGACCTCTCTCCTCACCGCCGAGCGGGACCGTCCCGGCAGCCGGAACCGTGGCACCGACGTGCTCCTGGAGCAGGAAAAGCAGCGCAACCTGGAGAAGCACCGCGAGGAGCTTGCCAACTTCCAGCGGCTGCAGAGCCAGCATAGGCAGGAGCAAGCACGCTGGGAACGGGAGCGGGAGAAGCAGCGACGGCAGGCCGAGGCCGACCAGCAGAGGCTGAAGGAGAGGGAGGAGGAGTGTCGGCGGCTGGAGGTGCGTTTGGCCGAGGAGAGGCAAGAACTGGAGAGGCAAAGACAGACGTACCAGCAAGACCTGGAGAGGCTGAGAGAGTCCACACGTTCGgttgagaaagagagagaacggTTGGAGCAACAGAGGAAGTTGAAGAAGCACAACACGGTACCGAATACGGCAGCACTGTACGCACAGGAAGTTGGACAG CTTTCCGTTTCCTCCAGCGTCAACGGTGAGCTGCTGTTTGGCAGAGGAGGGGACCAGGCGCTACCTCTAAAGTCGCACCTGAGGACCACTCTCTCCGCATCCCCCGCCGACTACCCAGAGCGCCCTGAAGTCCACTCGCGCCGGGAGAGCTCCTGCAATACCCTGCCGGCCAAGACGGAGGTTCCCATCCATCTCATCAGCACCACAAACCAGCTGCACAAGCCGGGCAGCGTCCAGCAGCAGATACCGACCAAACTCGCCGCACTCAGCAAGGGCAAGGAGAGGAGCGGGAAGAGCAAGAGTGCGCACCGCTCCGAGAGTATGG CTTCTGTTGACATGAAGGCGACGATCAAGCTGTCAGCGAGGGATTCGGATGGAGGTCACAAAGCACGCCGGCCCATCAGCCCCCACCAACCACAACATTCGCACTCAG AAAAACCAGCTCCATTTCAGTGGTCGTTTTATTCACGTGGTCcgtctttttaa
- the arhgef18b gene encoding rho guanine nucleotide exchange factor 18 isoform X3, with protein MADPPLNNSWPSFSWMKRWSFKRASDCKPCTQIRAPVSAPSSSSSLSPASIPEDVFFSSSPEDKRNFLAESDECSSEEDLLDLCSSLRDSEYFRDLQLGSIDQPDVQLPFLTAPDKGPTPLLPPVSTSESGSRQDSTEFHTHQLDQIDHTGIFAGGEAMDRLVAIRSSEYQDYPEFEQDEDSDSDNFPILVRSMSTSRRHSWEAPVSPIDLGRRFSLDTTGIDSDGEREDQCLAKSSHLPSPSFSESSVEETTGAVESESPKTTQPPSPARTVYSRSEILATDEKSQADKVSRILETSKQAAREAREEQESEEGLQSVEGRSHVAKRRNSSTERKEERGSVTWYEFLEIENDEEEGERPERQERGTKVKRTLSSLRSRVTGSFNKDKGKTREKEQHKEKNREREKDKEKEKELREREKVRRRSVSGHQLVPGSFSSWATCSLCSKTLQRKHGLQCLNCAVNVHKSCKNLLPECSSKSKTKESVHKSSNTAAQLYSQALRDPCSALTPINGSSRTSRCASGMTVPPKGHSAQPAASSNPTVSHNSSSCPITGEMDEVDGFRLKRPTDDTVSLASTAPESLIVEDAYYTTVRGELEAIAQDFEVESWSLAVDQHFLKKYSKEMMKRQDVIYELIQTEIHHVRTLKIMLRVYARELRETLQLDDRKLDCLFPQLDSLLELHSHFLSRLRERRTESLQPGSDHNYAIHKISDILISQFSGELGERMKESYGDFCSRHTEAVNYYKEQLQSNKKFQNLMRKISNLSIVRRLGVPECILLVTQRITKYPVLVERILQNTEARTEEHEGLAQALGLIKDTIVQVDSQVNLYEKEARLREITSKMEPKSLGKIKDGRVFRKEDLSQGRRILLFEGMVNWKSASGRLKDILAVLLTDVLVLLQEKDQRYVFSTVDNKPSVISLQKLIVREVAHEERAMFLICASSNEPEMYEIHTASKEDRNTWITHIRQAVESCPHTEERLFSEEEEARVTRFKEFHDRLTLKDAQIVQSLTEKLQLFAELAESVAGLEDTSSRSRLLLRGDASDLQQGEQLLKGAITEVENLQNLLASGARETSPQTEGNQSPSLSLLPRRADTFGGYDSIATILPKNGSIKKKVPGASGRTRDRSQRASSDPLLKEVYTCQDQDEPDEASSRGCHKMWSSCKFPESEFYERVLLLSQRLYSLQAIISQQDSHIELQRTSLLTAERDRPGSRNRGTDVLLEQEKQRNLEKHREELANFQRLQSQHRQEQARWEREREKQRRQAEADQQRLKEREEECRRLEVRLAEERQELERQRQTYQQDLERLRESTRSVEKERERLEQQRKLKKHNTVPNTAALYAQEVGQLSVSSSVNGELLFGRGGDQALPLKSHLRTTLSASPADYPERPEVHSRRESSCNTLPAKTEVPIHLISTTNQLHKPGSVQQQIPTKLAALSKGKERSGKSKSAHRSESMASVDMKATIKLSARDSDGGHKARRPISPHQPQHSHSDSLSPPDAYTDVQSSLAPAALKSHNQTSQHNLPYTVSDEVAKEDVIFF; from the exons AGGAACTTTTTGGCTGAGAGTGACGAGTGCAGCAGTGAGGAGGATCTTTTAGACCTCTGCTCTTCTCTGAGAGACTCAGAATATTTCAGAGACCTGCAACTCGGATCCATTGACCAACCAGACGTGCAACTTCCTTTCTTAACGGCACCTGACAAGGGTCCTACCCCTTTGTTACCTCCTGTGTCCACATCAGAGAGTGGATCTAGGCAGGATTCCACAGAGTTCCACACCCATCAACTTGACCAGATAGACCACACTGGGATTTTTGCTGGAGGGGAAGCCATGGATCGCTTGGTTGCTATCAGATCTTCAGAGTACCAGGATTATCCAGAATTCGAGCAAGATGAGGACTCGGACTCGGATAACTTTCCTATATTGGTTCGATCTATGTCCACGTCACGTAGACACAGCTGGGAAGCGCCAGTATCACCAATTGACCTGGGCAGAAG ATTCAGTCTAGACACCACCGGCATTGACAGTGATGGGGAAAGAGAGGACCAGTGTTTGGCCAAAAGTTCCCATTTACCATCTCCCTCCTTCTCCGAAAGCTCAGTTGAAGAAACGACCGGTGCCGTGGAAAGTGAAAGCCCCAAAACAACG CAGCCGCCCTCACCAGCAAGGACAGTGTATTCCAGATCTGAAATTCTTGCAACTGATGAAAAATCGCAAGCTGACAAAGTTTCCCGCATACTGGAGACTTCTAAGCAGGCTGCCAGAGAGGCTAGAG AAGAGCAGGAGTCGGAAGAGGGGCTGCAGTCTGTGGAGGGACGAAGTCATGT AGCTAAACGCAGAAATTCAAGCACAGAAAGAAAAGAGGAGAGAGGGAGTGTCACGTGGTACGAGTTTCTCGAAATTGA AAATGATGAGGAAGAGGGGGAAAGACCGGAGCGTCAGGAAAGAGGCACCAAAGTCAAGCGGACTCTGAGCTCGTTGAGGAGTCGCGTGACCGGATCCTTCAACAAAGACAAA GGTAAGACTCGAGAGAAAGAGCAGCACAAAgagaaaaacagagagagagagaaggacaaagagaaagagaaagagttgAGAGAGCGTGAGAAAGTGCGGCGCCGCAGCGTGAGCGGCCACCAGCTCGTGCCTGGCTCATTTTCAAGCTGGGCGACATGTTCACTGTGCAGCAAGACCCTGCAGAGGAAGCATGGCCTGCAGTGTTTGA ACTGCGCCGTGAACGTCCACAAGAGCTGCAAGAACCTGCTGCCCGAGTGTAGCAGTAAAAGCAAG ACAAAAGAATCGGTGCACAAGTCGTCAAACACCGCAGCTCAGTTGTATAGCCAAG CTCTGCGGGACCCCTGCTCTGCCCTGACTCCCATCAATGGCTCGTCCCGAACGTCACGCTGTGCTTCAGGTATGACCGTTCCGCCCAAAGGACACAGCGCCCAACCTGCCGCCTCCAGCAACCCTACAGTCAGCCACAACAGCAGCAGCTG CCCTATCACAGGAGAGATGGACGAGGTTGACGGATTCAGGCTGAAGCGCCCCACTGACGACACTGTATCTCTCGCCTCCACAGCGCCCGAATCTCTCATCGTTGAAG ATGCATATTACACCACAGTGCGAGGGGAGCTGGAAGCCATCGCGCAAGACTTCGAGGTGGAGTCCTGGAGTCTGGCTGTGGATCAGCACTTCTTAAAGAAGTATTCAAAGGAGATGATGAAGAGACAGGATGTTATATATG AGCTCATCCAGACAGAGATCCACCACGTGCGGACACTCAAGATCATGCTCCGCGTGTATGCTCGAGAGCTGCGGGAGACGCTACAGCTGGACGACAGGAAGCTGGACTGTCTGTTTCCCCAGCTGGACAGTCTGCTGGAGCTGCACAGCCACTTCCTGTCCCGGCTCAGGGAGCGTCGCACAGAATCCCTGCAGCCGGGCAGCGATCACAACTATGCCATCCATAAAATTTCAGATATCCTTATATCCCAG TTTTCTGGAGAACTTGGAGAGCGAATGAAGGAAAGTTATGGGGATTTCTGCAGTCGACACACAGAGGCTGTCAACTACTACAAAGAGCAGCTCCAGAGCAACAAGAAGTTCCAGAATCTCATGAGA AAAATAAGTAATCTGTCAATAGTGCGGCGGTTAGGCGTTCCAGAGTGCATCTTGCTGGTGACACAGCGAATCACCAAGTATCCTGTTCTTGTGGAGCGCATCCTGCAAAACACAGAAG CCAGGACAGAGGAACATGAAGGATTAGCACAAGCTCTCGGCCTAATCAAAGACACCATAGTTCAGGTGGACTCCCAGGTCAATCTCTACGAGAAGGAAGCACGGCTCAGGGAAATCACCTCCAAGATGGAGCCCAAGTCCCTCGGGAAAATCAAAGATGGACGTGTCTTTCGTAAGGAGGACCTTTCTCAGGGCCGCCGCATACTCTTGTTCGAGGGTATGGTAAACTGGAAATCAGCATCTGGTCGCCTCAAAG ATATTCTAGCTGTACTTCTTACCGATGTTCTCGTCTTGTTGCAAGAAAAGGATCAGAGATATGTGTTCTCAACCGTG GACAACAAGCCATCCGTTATTTCACTGCAGAAGTTGATTGTGCGAGAGGTGGCTCACGAGGAGCGGGCCATGTTTCTCATCTGCGCCTCCTCGAACGAGCCCGAGATGTACGAAATCCACACAGCCTCGAAAGAAGACCGTAACACGTGGATCACCCACATCCGTCAGGCCGTGGAGAG CTGTCCACATACAGAAGAGAGATTGTTTAGTGAGGAAGAGGAAGCCAGAGTCACCCGGTTCAAAGAGTTTCACG ATCGCCTGACGTTGAAGGATGCTCAGATCGTCCAGAGCCTCACGGAGAAGCTGCAGTTGTTTGCAGAGCTGGCTGAATCTGTGGCCGGTCTAGAAGACACCAGCTCTCGCTCCCGTCTGCTGCTGCGGGGGGACGCCTCTGACCTCCAGCAGGGGGAGCAGCTGCTCAAAGGAGCCATTACTGAAG TGGAGAACCTTCAGAACCTCCTGGCATCTGGAGCTCGGGAAACATCTCCACAGACTGAGGGGAACCAGAGTCCGTCCTTGAGTCTGCTGCCACGCAGAGCAGACACTTTCGGCGGATACGACAGCATTGCTACCATACTGCCTAAGA ACGGCAGTATAAAGAAGAAGGTTCCCGGAGCATCCGGCAGGACCAGGGACCGGAGTCAGAGGGCCAGCTCGGATCCGCTGCTCAAAGAGGTCTACACGTGTCAGGACCAGGATGAGCCG GACGAGGCCTCCTCACGTGGCTGCCACAAAATGTGGTCCAGCTGTAAATTTCCAGAATCAGAG TTCTATGAGCGAGTGCTGCTGCTGTCCCAGAGGCTCTACAGTTTACAG GCCATAATTTCCCAGCAGGACAGCCACATCGAGCTCCAGCGGACCTCTCTCCTCACCGCCGAGCGGGACCGTCCCGGCAGCCGGAACCGTGGCACCGACGTGCTCCTGGAGCAGGAAAAGCAGCGCAACCTGGAGAAGCACCGCGAGGAGCTTGCCAACTTCCAGCGGCTGCAGAGCCAGCATAGGCAGGAGCAAGCACGCTGGGAACGGGAGCGGGAGAAGCAGCGACGGCAGGCCGAGGCCGACCAGCAGAGGCTGAAGGAGAGGGAGGAGGAGTGTCGGCGGCTGGAGGTGCGTTTGGCCGAGGAGAGGCAAGAACTGGAGAGGCAAAGACAGACGTACCAGCAAGACCTGGAGAGGCTGAGAGAGTCCACACGTTCGgttgagaaagagagagaacggTTGGAGCAACAGAGGAAGTTGAAGAAGCACAACACGGTACCGAATACGGCAGCACTGTACGCACAGGAAGTTGGACAG CTTTCCGTTTCCTCCAGCGTCAACGGTGAGCTGCTGTTTGGCAGAGGAGGGGACCAGGCGCTACCTCTAAAGTCGCACCTGAGGACCACTCTCTCCGCATCCCCCGCCGACTACCCAGAGCGCCCTGAAGTCCACTCGCGCCGGGAGAGCTCCTGCAATACCCTGCCGGCCAAGACGGAGGTTCCCATCCATCTCATCAGCACCACAAACCAGCTGCACAAGCCGGGCAGCGTCCAGCAGCAGATACCGACCAAACTCGCCGCACTCAGCAAGGGCAAGGAGAGGAGCGGGAAGAGCAAGAGTGCGCACCGCTCCGAGAGTATGG CTTCTGTTGACATGAAGGCGACGATCAAGCTGTCAGCGAGGGATTCGGATGGAGGTCACAAAGCACGCCGGCCCATCAGCCCCCACCAACCACAACATTCGCACTCAG ATTCCCTCAGCCCTCCAGACGCTTATACAGACGTCCAGTCCAGCCTCGCGCCCGCCGCTCTCAAAAGCCACAACCAGACCTCCCAGCACAACCTCCCGTACACCGTTAGCGATGAAGTCGCCAAGGAGGACGTTATCTTTTTTTGA